GTCTTGCCAAGGCGGGAGGCGATGCTGCGCAGCGCACAATCCGCACAGATATGGCAGCGCCCGCCCATTCCGTTATTGGCCGTCACAGGCCCGCACTCCGCCTGCTCCCTGCCGCAAAAATCGCAGTAAATGTTACCCGTGGGACTGATCATCACGTTTCCCCTGTTCTTGTGCCGCGCTCGCCTTTCCTGTAGGGAGTGGGGAGGCGTTTAACGGCGTTGTTTATGGGAACAATTTATAGGAACAAAATAAGAACGTCAACATTTTTTCTTAAAAAAAGAACAAAAATGAGAACAAAAAATTCCGTTGGGGAACGAATCCGAAAGCTGCGGGGTATGAATACCCAAACAGAGTTTGCCAATCTTCTTGGGATTACCCAGCGCGCTGTTGTGAACTATGAGACCCAAGGGCGCATCCCTCGGGGCTCTATTTTAAAAAAAATTTGCAGCTGCTTTGGGGTCAGTGAAAAGTGGCTACTTACAGGATCAGACGAAGTGAACAATCCTACACAGCAAGAAGCCGCTGTCTGTTCCAAAATGGGCGACATGTCGCCCATTTCAAAACAAGAAAAAAGACAACTTGCTGATTTTATTGTTTCTGAGAAAAATAATTTGGGCGACACGTCGCCTATTTTGGATCTTCAGCAAAAGCTTCTTGAGGCTTTGCAAGAGCAAAATAACCTGCTCCGGGAGAATGCTCACTTGCGCCTTCAGCTGGAGCGCCGGGACATGCGCATCCGCGACCTGGAACGGGAGGTCGCCGAACTGCGGGAGGCGCGGAAGGGGCCTTCCGCTTATGGAGCTGGATTTGCGGGGAGTGCGGGTTAAGGTCTACGGAGTGCCCGAGAGGTAGTTTTTATGGATTATCGGGCAGTCAGCCAGAGTTCCGTGGCTGTCGTGATCGCATCCTGGGGGGATAAGGTCTGATCATGGGCCAGCAGGATGCAGGCCGCGAAAAAGATGGTATGGCGGTATTCCGGGTTATCTTGGCGAGCGCATAAGCTGGCAATTTGCCGTGCATCATCAAGGGCGTCGGCAGGTGTTATGTCCGGGATTGTAGCAAGAAAAAGGGACGCGGCGAGTATCAGGTCAGAACGAGACATTTATGGCTCCTTTACATACTCTCTCGGGCCGCGTCATAATGGCAGAGTGGAGGGAAATATGCTTAGGGTAACATTGGTGCTGGCATACCTGCTGCTGGCCGTTCCGGTATGGGCGGCTCAGGTCTTTGAAGGGAAGGTTGTGGGGATCAGTGACGGGGATACCATTACCGTCCTGACGGATCAGAAGCAGCAGATCAAAGTCCGCCTTTATGGCGTGGACTGCCCGGAAACGAAGCAGGCCTACGGCACTAGGGCGCGTCAGTTTACCAGCGACAAGGTCTTTGGAAAGCGCGTCCGTGTCGAGGTGGCTGATATGGATCACTATGGCCGGACGGTAGGTATCGTGACCGCCCCGGGCGGCTCCGTCCTGAACAGTGACCTTTTGGCGGGTGGTATGGCGTGGCTTTATACGGCGTATTGCAAAAAGCCGTTCTGCCGGGAATGGAAGAAGCTCGAAGAAGGGGCCAGGATCGCACACAAGGGCTTGTGGGCGGACACCGCCGTGCCGCCGTGGGAGTTTCGCAAGGCGGGCAGAAGCGGTGGGGGCAATTGGGGGAGCGTACAGGGTGCGCCGTCCACATCATCCGGTAAGAGCAGCTATGCCGTGTCGGGTGGCGGCTATTCCGGCAACACCAATTCCGGCATTTTTCATGCGTCGACCTGCCGCTATTACAACTGCAAGCGGTGTACGGCGCACTTTTCAAGCCGGGAGGCAGCTATCCAGGCGGGGTACAGGCCGTGCAAGGTATGCAGGCCGTAAGGCGGCGAATGGGCTTGATTGGCAAGGTTTTTTGCAATAAGATTGCATCTGATGCAAGAAAGTTGCAGCCAGCAAAACAGGAGAAGTCCTATGTCTTCCGCAATAGAAACCGCGAAGCGGACCCTGGAGCGGCATTGGGACAAGACCCTGCCGGTCAATCCATCCGCTATCGCCTACGCGATGGGCGCCAAGATTGTCTACGACCCGGATCTTTCCATAAGTGGATATTTTGATTTTCAGGACGACGGAAAGCCCGTCATCTACGTCAATCCACTCGATTCCTTTGTCAGACAACGTTTCACCATTTTTCATGAGCTTGGGCACTACGCCCTGGGCCATGGTCCCAGTGCCCGCGATCCCTCGCAAAATTACGACCGTCAGAACTATGATCTTTGTGAAGTCATGGCAAACCAGTTCGCGGCGGAGATGATCATGCCGAGTGACGTGGTATTCTTGTATGCCAACGGAGACTACTCGCTCGCTCAAATGGCACATTTGTTCAATGTGTCCGAGCAGGCGATGCGTATCCGCCTTGAGCGGCTGGGGATATTGTAGCGCATGGCACAAACTCCCGCAGATGATCCTTTAACCCAGGCGTTGCGGGGAGCGGACACCACAACGCTCCCGTCAGGCACGAAAAACAAGGCGCTGGAGGACGAGATGCTGGAGCATCATCGCCAGCGCCGACGTCACAAATCGGTTTTGTTCTGGGGAGCCTTGCTTGTTTGTGCCGCTCTTTTCAGCTTGTTTTGCTATGCCATGCTTTTTTCCGATTTGTCGTTAAGGTACTTGGAAAAGTCAGTATTTTCACTGATCCCGCTTACTTTGCTGGGAGCTGCTCCACTTCTTCTCCTGGTCAGCCTCTTCCGGTGTGTTTTTCGCCCATCAGGAAATGCTGATCTTTTAGACAAGAAAGACATGGAGGCGGTTAAGGATTTGGCCGCCATTATCAAAGCCGTGCGTTAATTCATCCAGGCCCGCCCACAAGCGGGCTTTTTTCATGCTCTCGTTTTCCTGAAATTCCACAATGCACCTCCAGGCCGTGCCGCGCTAGGGTAAGGCAATCGCCCCGCATAAGCCGGGCGCCACCCTAACCTCTGGAGGCGTCATGCCCACCACATCCACCCGCCGGCAGCGTATGCTGTCCACCCTGCGTCCTTTCTATGATTTTCGCGGTCTGTCCCTGCTGGCCCTGTGCGCCGTCATCGGCCTGGTGACGGACCCCGCCGCCACCCTGGGCCTGGCCGGATACCTGGCCTATGTCATCGGCATGGCCGGGGCCGCGATCATGCTGGCCAAGATCGCCATGCCCTACCTGGACGTTTCCGAGCACGCAGCCTCGGCCCTCAATGAAGGCAACGTGGCCAGCGCCCTGGTGGTGCTGGCGCGCTCCCTGCTCATCGTCGGCGTCCTGGTCTGCATCATGGCCTGGGGGAAGTGATGGCCGCCGGTTCCGCGTTGCTGGCCCTTCCCCTGCTGGCCCAGCTCTATCTGCCCATGCTCTATGAGGAGCACCTGACCTACACCCCTGACTTCTACGACCCGGCCATCTACGCCGGGCAGGTGGAGCAGGAGACGTGCTACGGTCTTGGCAGCAAACGCTGCTGGAATCCGCGCACCGAGCTGAAAACGTCCCGCGAGTACGGTTTCGGCCTGGGGCAGATCACCATTGCTTACGACAGCAAGGGCCGGGTGCGCTTCAGCAACTTTGAAGACGTGAAGAAGCTGCACAAGGACCTCAGGCACTGGCGCTGGGAAGACCGCTACGACCCGCGCCTCCAGCTGCGGGCGCTGGTCATCAAGAACCGCGCCAACTGGAACGCCCTCAAGGGCTGCGCCACGGACGAGGACAGGGCCGCCATGATGCTTTCCGCCTACAACGGTGGTCTGGGCGGCGTCCTGCAGGACAGGGCCTACTGTGGCCGCATCGCGGGCTGTGACCAGGGACGCTGGTTCGGCCATGTGGAGACCCATAGCCGCAAGTCCCGCAAGGGTATGGGCAAGGCCTATGCGGACAAGTCCCCCTACGGCATAAACCGCGCCTATGTGCGCAACGTCATGGGCGAAAAGCGGGAGCGCTACCGGGCGGCCCTGCAGGAGCTTGCACGATGATGTGGCTTCTCAAGCTGCTGCCCGGCAGCCTCCTGGAATGGCTGCTGCTGGTCTTTGTCCTGACCGCGGCCTTTGCCGCCGGGCTGGCCCGGGGCATGGATGCCCGGGAAGCCGAGCTGCTGCCCCGGCTGGAAGCTGTGAGCCGGGAGCGGGACGCCTGGCGTCTGACGGCCGCACAACGGCAGACAGGACTGGACGCCCAGACGGCCCTTGCCGATGCCTGCCTGAAGCGGGAGGCCGCGGCCCAGGCCGATGCCGCGGAACGCGAGGCCATCCTGGCCTTGCCTCCCGTCCCTCCCCATCCCACGGAGACCCTCCATGAAAATCCCCGTCGTGCGGCTGTGGCCCGTTATCTCAATCGTCCTCTGTAGCTGTGCGGCCCAGGCACCGTCCCCGCCGCCCGAGGTCCTTGCCCCGGCACATTGCCCGGCCCCGGCCGTTCCCCTGCTGCCGCAGCTCGATCCGGCGGCCCCCCTGGAAGGGGACGCCAACCTGGAGGCATTGCTGCACCGGGATGCCGTCATGCGCCGTTACATCGGCGGTCTGCGGGCGGCCCTGGACTGCTGGGAGGCCCAGACAGACAGCGGAGGGACGCATGGAAACCCTGATTGATCTTTCCAAGGCCTTCGGCTGGCTGGCGGCCATCATCGTCAATCTGCTCATCGCCTGGATCGTCTGGAGCCTGCACAAAAAATTTATGAACCGAGACGATTGCGAGGCCAACCGCAAGGCGGACAAGAAAGAACGGGAACACTTCATCCAGCTGCTGACCACCCACGAGCAGGCCGTGCGCGAGCTGAACCTGCGCGTGGACCAGATGCCGCCGCAAGGCTCGGTGCATGATCTGGAAGTGCGTCTGGAACGCATGGATGGCGAACAAAAGCGTCTGGCCGAGGAGATCAGCGGCCTGCGCGGCATAATGGAACGCGTGGAGCGGCAGGTGGACCTGCTGTTCCGCGGGCACATGAAGGATTGAACCATGAGCGATATGCAGGACATCATCAGCAAGAACCGCCGTCTGGCCATCCTGCGCTTTCTGAGTGAGGAGCAGGACTATGCCATGAACACCAGCACCCTGCAGGCGGCCCTGCGAGCCATCGGCCACGGGGTGCCGCGCGATACTGTGGAGGCCGACGCCCTCTGGCTGGCCGAACAGGGTCTTGCCCGCCGCCAGCGTCTGGATGTGGGCGTCACGGTGCTCACCGTCACCCCGCGCGGGGTGGAAGTGGCCCAGGGCATCGCCGGGCATCCCGGTGTGGACCGCCCCCTGCCGAGGTAGTGGCCATGCCCCGCACGAGCAAGGTCCGCCGCCTGCCCCCGGAGCTGCGCGAACAGCTCCACGCCATGCTGGACGCGGGCCATACCCTGGAAGAGATCACCGCCCACCTGAAGGCCCTGGGGGCGGACGTATCCCGCTCCGGCCTGGGCCGCTACAAGCAGCAGGTGGACAAGGTGGCGGCCCGTCTGCGCGAGTCCCGCGCCATGGCCGAGGCCGTCATGGAGCGTATGGGCGCTCAGGCCGCCACCGGCAAGAGCGGCGCGGCCCTCATCGAGATGCTGACCACCCTCACCAGCGACTACCTGTTGCGCCGCATGGATGACCCGGATGCCGAGATCGAGGTGGACGAGCTGCGTGCCCTGGCCCGTACCGTCAAGGAACGCGCGCAGGCCGCCCGTGCCACCCAGGATTATGACCTGAAACTGCGCGAGGAGGCCCGCCGCGAGGCCGAAGAAGCCATGCGCAAGGCCGTGGAAAAAGCCGCCAAAGAAAGCCCGGCCGCTGCCAGCCCGGCGGAAGTCTTTGCCCGCATCCAGGCCGTCTACAGGGGGGAAGCCTGATGGACAAGACCGGCAACGCTCCGGACACACACGAAACACGCATGGTGGGCCAGGGCGTGCCCTTTGAAAGGATACGCCGCATCACCGGTTACCTGGTGGGCCGTCTGGAACGCTTCAACGATGCCAAAAAGAAGGAGGTGGCCGACCGTGTCGTCCATGGGTTCCGCCGCTGAGGCCCGTGCCATCCTCTATCCCTACCAGCGCCGCTGGATAGACGACCAGAGCCGCTTCAAGATCGGCATGTTCTCGCGCCAGACGGGCAAGACCTACACCAGCACGCTGGAGATCGCCGAGGACATGGTCAAGGCCGAAGTGGAAAAACGCCGTGTGCGCTGGGTCATCCTCTCGCGCGGGGAACGGCAGGCCCGCGAAGCCATGGAGGAAGGCCTCAAAGTACATCTGCGGGCCTACGGGGCCGCCTTCGAGAGCCTGGAGTCGGACTTTCACCTGGCGGACGCCACCTCCTGCAAGTCCCTGGAGGTGGTCATGGCTCACGGCTCCCGTGTGACCGCGCTGCCTGCCAACCCCGACACGGCCCGAGGCTTCAGTGCCAACGTTTTCCTGGATGAGTTCGCCTTCCATGCCGACAGCCGCAAGATCTGGGCGGCCCTCTTTCCCGTGGTCTCCCGTAACGGCCTGAAACTGCGCGTGGTCTCCACGCCCAACGGCAAGGGCAACAAGTTCTACGACCTCATGACCTCCGCCGAGACGGCGGGCTGGTCCAAGCATGTGGTGGATATCTATCAGGCCGTGGCCGATGGCCTGCCGCGTGACGTGGAGGCCCTGCGGGCCGCCCTGAACGATCCCGACGCCTGGGCGCAGGAATACGAGCTGCAATGGCTGGACGAGGCCAGCGCCTGGCTGTCGTATGACCTCATCAATGCCGTGGAGCATGAGCGGGCGGGCATCCCGCAGAACTATGCGGGCGGCCCCTGCTATGTGGGGGTGGACATCGGCCGCCGGCACGACCTTTTTGTCATCTGGGTGCTGGAGGAAGTGGGCGACGTCTTATGGACGCGGGAACTGGTGACGCGACGCGGAGCCAGCTTTGCCGAGCAGGATGGCCTGCTGGACGATGTGTTCCGGCGTTACCGGGTGCTGCGTTGCTGCATGGACCAGACCGGCATGGGCGAAAAGCCCGTGGAAGACGCCCGCCACCGTCACGGCAGCGGCCGCGTGGAAGGGGTTCTGTTCACATCGTCCAGCAAGCTGGCCCTGGCCACGGTGGGCAAGCAGGCCTTTGAGGACAGACGCCTGCGCATCCCGCAAGGGGACGAGGCACTGCGCAGCGACCTGCACAAATTGCAAAAGGTGGCCAGCCCTACGGGCGCACCCCGCTTTGTGGCCGACTCTGACAGCGGGGGCCATGCAGACCGCGCCTGGGCCTGCTTTCTGGCTGTCAACGCGGCTACGGGGCCTGCCGTCGTTTTGCCGGATCATGCCGTGCCCTCCGGCCCGGCCCGTGGGGGCCTTGGGCGCTTCACTGATCCCGACGCCGCCTTCATGCCTTACAGGAGAATGTTCTGATGCCCGACATCCTTGCCAACCCCAACGCCCTGCCTGCCCGGGCGGACATGCAGGTCCGTTCCGACGGCATCCTTGATCTTGCCAACTTCGTGGCCGAAGTAGTGCCCGCTCCGGACAGCGTGCTGGCCTCCCTGGGCGGCGATCTGCGCGAATACGGCAAACTGCGACGTGATGACCAGGTGGCCGCCCTCATGCAGCAACGGCAGGACAAGCTGGTGGAAGCGGAATGGGAGGTTATCCCCGGCGGCGATGCGCCTGCGGACGTGGCGGCCGCGGACTTTTTGCGCGAGCAGCTGGCGGGCTTCAACTTTGACGCGGCCTGCCGCAAGATGCACGGTTCCCTGCTGTACGGCTACGGTGTGGCCGAATGCCTGTGGGGACGGGACGGCAGCCGCATCACTTTGCGGGACATCCGCGTGCGCGCGCCCTGGCGTTTCGGCTTCGCCAAGGACAGGCAGCTGAAGCTGCTGGTGGAGAGCCGCTGGCTTGTCATGCCGCCGCGCAAATTCTGGCTGGTGACCTGGGGCGCGGAAGACGATGATAACCCTTACGGCATGGGCCTTGGGCACCAGTTGTGGTGGCCCGTGTACCTCAAGCGCAACGGCGCCCGCTTCTGGGCCGCCTACCTGGACCGCTTTGGGGTGCCTACCACCAAGGCCGTCTATCCTTCCGATGAATCGGAGGCCGAAAACGAGAAGCGCAAAAAGGATGCTCTGGCCGCGGCCCTGTCCCTGCGCAGCGAAGGGGCCGTGGCCCTGCCCGAGGGCTTCGACGTTTCCCTGGTGGAATCCACCAGCCGGGGCAGCGGGGACTTCAAGGACTTCCTCGCCTATTGGGACGATGCCATTGCCAAGATTATCCTTTCCCAGACCGGAACCTCGCGCATCGGCCAGTACAGCGGCACGGCCGAGGTCCACAGCGGCATCGGCACCAGCGTGGTCAAGGCTGACGCGGATATGCTGTGCCAGTCTTTCAATACCGGTCCGGCTGTCTGGCTGACGGAGTGGAACTTTCCCGGCGCGCGGCCGCCCCAGGTCTGGCGCCGGGTGGAAGACCCCGCAAAGGTCAAGGCCGATGCCCAGAAGGACAAGGACACGGCGGCCCTGGGTCTGGAACTGACCGACGACGAGATCGCCCGCCGCTACGGCGACGCCTGGCAGCGCAGGCGCGACGGGGCAAGCGCATCCGGGGCGGAGTTCGCCGAAGCCGGCACGGAAGGCCATGCCCCCGCCGAGCCCTACAGCGATACGCTGGCTCGGCAGGCCATGACGCTGGCCGATGCCCCGCAAACCTCCATGATCGATGCCATCCGCACGGAACTGGACAAGGCTGTGGCGGAAGGCGAGGACCTGGCCTCCTTTGCGGAGCGCATGCTTGCCCTGAATAAATTGTCCGGCGTGGATGATCTTGCCCAGATCCTCTACGGGGCCATGACCACGGCCCACCTGGCGGGCCTGGCCGGTGAGGAGGACAGCGATGCCGGAAAGTGAGGTGCGTTTCGGCGGTGGACCTTTTGAGGATGCCATCGCTCATTTCCAGCGCAAGGTGCGCGTGCCGGTCACGACCTACCGGGACCTGCCCGCGCAGATGCACGCCAAGGCCTTCATGGTGGCCGGGGCCGCCAATGACGCCCTGCTGGCCGATTTTCAGCAAAGCCTGCTGCTGGCCATGAAACAGGGGACCACGCTTGCGGCCTTCCGTGACGACTTTGACCGCATGGTCAAAGCCCACGGCTGGCAGTACCGGGGCGAGCCGGGCTGGCGCAGCGCGGTCATCTTCAATACCAACATGCGCACAGCCAATATGGCCGGACACTGGAAGCGTATGTGGGAAGATCGCGAGATGCACCCGTACCTGCGCTATGTGCAGGTGCAGCGTCCTACCAAGCGCCCGGAGCACGCCGTCTGGCACGGCGTCATCCTGCCCATCGAGGACCCCTTCTGGGACGCCCACTTTCCGCCCAACGGCTGGGGCTGCAAATGTACGGTGCAGAACGTGAGCAACGCCCGTATGGAGGCCGAAGGCTGGCAGGTCAGCGAGAACGTGGAGACCTTTCCCGGAGATGTGCCGGAAGACTGGGCCTACAATGTAGGCAAGGCGGAGCGGGTAAGTACCGGGCCGGAAAAAGCGGCATGGGAGCCCATCGCCTCCAGCCGGGATTTCACGACCTACAAGCGTCCTGTTTCTGTGCCGCAGGATACGCCAAGGGCCGGGCTTGGTCCTGAAGCGGACGGACGCGGGGAAGTCATGGACGCGGTCAGGAAGATGCTTGGAGGACCGGCAAATACGTTCACCGGCCCGGATGGTCTGAGTGTCGGCATCACGGCCGCGACCTTGGGCGAACACCTCAAACCGGATCGAGCGCCCGCCATTCCCCTGTTGCCGGAGATCATAGAAGAGCCCTTCGAGATATGGCTCATGCCCTACCAGGACAGACTGACCGGGCGTGTGGAGCTGCGTCGGCGCTATATCAAGGCCTTCGCCATGCCCAAAAGCTTGTATGTGTGGTTCATCGCCGAGTGGCGCAAGGGAGAGCTGGGGGACGTGACCTTGATCCGCAGCTCCAAGGCACGGGAACTGCAGAAAATGCGGCGCGGCATCCTTGTCTATGGGCGTTAAAAAAGGCCCTCCACACGGAAGGGCCTTGCGTCCACACTCGCCGACGATGGCGCAGGAACCCGGCACGGCATGATGGATCGTCCCCGAACCGCGCCTTCGATAGCGTCATCATACGTGTTTTGCCCAAAACGTCAAATTTGCCCTGTGCCGCATGTTTGTCTCGTCCCGGGCACTTGCCTTCCTTGACGGGCTTTCGTCCCGCCTACCCCGTTTACAGGCGTTTATAAACACCTGTTCGTAAGGCCGTCTTGCACTACTTTTCATGCATTCCCCTTCCGAAGCCCCGTCCCTGTGCCGGGGCTTTGTGTTTTTTTGTGAGAATCCTCACCAGATTTCCCCCGGCATCCTGTGCATGATGTCCAAAGGAGGACAGCATGCAGGACAACAACCATGCCATCCATATTTTTCGCCCCGGCCGACATACGTCCATGCAGGGGGCAACCATCGACTTTGGCGAGGGCGACCTGATCGCCACGGCCAAAGCCTACGACCCGACCCGGCACGAAGCGCCGCTGGTCATCGGGCATCCCCGGGCCGACGCTCCGGCCTGGGGATGGGTAGGCGGTCTTACGGCGGATGAGGGCGGCCTTTTTGCCACGCCCCGCCAGCTGGACCCGGCGTTCGCGGAGATGGTGCGGGCCGGGCGCTTCAAAAAAGTCTCGGCCAGCTTTTACACGCCCGACAGCCCCCACAATCCCGTTCCCGGCGTCTACTACCTGCGCCATGTGGGTTTTCTGGGCGCCCAGCCCCCGGCGGTGAAGGGCCTTGCCCCGGTGCCGGTGAACTTTGCTGAAGGCGACACGGAAGAGGGCTGCGTCAGCTTTGACTTTGCGGAATCGCCGGGCCTGTTGCGCTGGCTGGCCGATCTGTTCCGGGGCCTGCGTGAATACGTCGTGGAAAAGGACGGCACGGAGATGGCGGACAGGGCCATCCCCTCGTATGCCGTGAGCGGCCTTCAGGAGAT
This is a stretch of genomic DNA from Desulfovibrio piger. It encodes these proteins:
- a CDS encoding helix-turn-helix domain-containing protein, which produces MRTKNSVGERIRKLRGMNTQTEFANLLGITQRAVVNYETQGRIPRGSILKKICSCFGVSEKWLLTGSDEVNNPTQQEAAVCSKMGDMSPISKQEKRQLADFIVSEKNNLGDTSPILDLQQKLLEALQEQNNLLRENAHLRLQLERRDMRIRDLEREVAELREARKGPSAYGAGFAGSAG
- a CDS encoding thermonuclease family protein, whose amino-acid sequence is MLRVTLVLAYLLLAVPVWAAQVFEGKVVGISDGDTITVLTDQKQQIKVRLYGVDCPETKQAYGTRARQFTSDKVFGKRVRVEVADMDHYGRTVGIVTAPGGSVLNSDLLAGGMAWLYTAYCKKPFCREWKKLEEGARIAHKGLWADTAVPPWEFRKAGRSGGGNWGSVQGAPSTSSGKSSYAVSGGGYSGNTNSGIFHASTCRYYNCKRCTAHFSSREAAIQAGYRPCKVCRP
- a CDS encoding ImmA/IrrE family metallo-endopeptidase, giving the protein MSSAIETAKRTLERHWDKTLPVNPSAIAYAMGAKIVYDPDLSISGYFDFQDDGKPVIYVNPLDSFVRQRFTIFHELGHYALGHGPSARDPSQNYDRQNYDLCEVMANQFAAEMIMPSDVVFLYANGDYSLAQMAHLFNVSEQAMRIRLERLGIL
- a CDS encoding DUF2730 family protein — translated: METLIDLSKAFGWLAAIIVNLLIAWIVWSLHKKFMNRDDCEANRKADKKEREHFIQLLTTHEQAVRELNLRVDQMPPQGSVHDLEVRLERMDGEQKRLAEEISGLRGIMERVERQVDLLFRGHMKD
- a CDS encoding ArsR family transcriptional regulator gives rise to the protein MSDMQDIISKNRRLAILRFLSEEQDYAMNTSTLQAALRAIGHGVPRDTVEADALWLAEQGLARRQRLDVGVTVLTVTPRGVEVAQGIAGHPGVDRPLPR
- a CDS encoding phage protein Gp27 family protein, with product MPRTSKVRRLPPELREQLHAMLDAGHTLEEITAHLKALGADVSRSGLGRYKQQVDKVAARLRESRAMAEAVMERMGAQAATGKSGAALIEMLTTLTSDYLLRRMDDPDAEIEVDELRALARTVKERAQAARATQDYDLKLREEARREAEEAMRKAVEKAAKESPAAASPAEVFARIQAVYRGEA
- the nrdD gene encoding anaerobic ribonucleoside-triphosphate reductase — encoded protein: MDKTGNAPDTHETRMVGQGVPFERIRRITGYLVGRLERFNDAKKKEVADRVVHGFRR
- a CDS encoding terminase large subunit domain-containing protein is translated as MGSAAEARAILYPYQRRWIDDQSRFKIGMFSRQTGKTYTSTLEIAEDMVKAEVEKRRVRWVILSRGERQAREAMEEGLKVHLRAYGAAFESLESDFHLADATSCKSLEVVMAHGSRVTALPANPDTARGFSANVFLDEFAFHADSRKIWAALFPVVSRNGLKLRVVSTPNGKGNKFYDLMTSAETAGWSKHVVDIYQAVADGLPRDVEALRAALNDPDAWAQEYELQWLDEASAWLSYDLINAVEHERAGIPQNYAGGPCYVGVDIGRRHDLFVIWVLEEVGDVLWTRELVTRRGASFAEQDGLLDDVFRRYRVLRCCMDQTGMGEKPVEDARHRHGSGRVEGVLFTSSSKLALATVGKQAFEDRRLRIPQGDEALRSDLHKLQKVASPTGAPRFVADSDSGGHADRAWACFLAVNAATGPAVVLPDHAVPSGPARGGLGRFTDPDAAFMPYRRMF
- a CDS encoding phage portal protein family protein, with the protein product MPDILANPNALPARADMQVRSDGILDLANFVAEVVPAPDSVLASLGGDLREYGKLRRDDQVAALMQQRQDKLVEAEWEVIPGGDAPADVAAADFLREQLAGFNFDAACRKMHGSLLYGYGVAECLWGRDGSRITLRDIRVRAPWRFGFAKDRQLKLLVESRWLVMPPRKFWLVTWGAEDDDNPYGMGLGHQLWWPVYLKRNGARFWAAYLDRFGVPTTKAVYPSDESEAENEKRKKDALAAALSLRSEGAVALPEGFDVSLVESTSRGSGDFKDFLAYWDDAIAKIILSQTGTSRIGQYSGTAEVHSGIGTSVVKADADMLCQSFNTGPAVWLTEWNFPGARPPQVWRRVEDPAKVKADAQKDKDTAALGLELTDDEIARRYGDAWQRRRDGASASGAEFAEAGTEGHAPAEPYSDTLARQAMTLADAPQTSMIDAIRTELDKAVAEGEDLASFAERMLALNKLSGVDDLAQILYGAMTTAHLAGLAGEEDSDAGK
- a CDS encoding PBECR2 nuclease fold domain-containing protein — its product is MPESEVRFGGGPFEDAIAHFQRKVRVPVTTYRDLPAQMHAKAFMVAGAANDALLADFQQSLLLAMKQGTTLAAFRDDFDRMVKAHGWQYRGEPGWRSAVIFNTNMRTANMAGHWKRMWEDREMHPYLRYVQVQRPTKRPEHAVWHGVILPIEDPFWDAHFPPNGWGCKCTVQNVSNARMEAEGWQVSENVETFPGDVPEDWAYNVGKAERVSTGPEKAAWEPIASSRDFTTYKRPVSVPQDTPRAGLGPEADGRGEVMDAVRKMLGGPANTFTGPDGLSVGITAATLGEHLKPDRAPAIPLLPEIIEEPFEIWLMPYQDRLTGRVELRRRYIKAFAMPKSLYVWFIAEWRKGELGDVTLIRSSKARELQKMRRGILVYGR
- a CDS encoding phage protease, translating into MQDNNHAIHIFRPGRHTSMQGATIDFGEGDLIATAKAYDPTRHEAPLVIGHPRADAPAWGWVGGLTADEGGLFATPRQLDPAFAEMVRAGRFKKVSASFYTPDSPHNPVPGVYYLRHVGFLGAQPPAVKGLAPVPVNFAEGDTEEGCVSFDFAESPGLLRWLADLFRGLREYVVEKDGTEMADRAIPSYAVSGLQEMAAASAAQAAEIPAFAENLTPPKEKSMQKQETPPAENIDFAETKARADELERKVAYLTGIARKERASRLVDKALADGRLTPAQSVGLADFMAGLDEEGTFDFAENGGKTTSMSPAAFMAAFLERLPKQVDFSEAAPGGEEAPDTSSNDIAQRALAYCEEMRTKGVTVSVTDAVAHVSK